In a single window of the Arachis hypogaea cultivar Tifrunner chromosome 6, arahy.Tifrunner.gnm2.J5K5, whole genome shotgun sequence genome:
- the LOC112696850 gene encoding uncharacterized protein isoform X1, with product MATVFRTLILRPPILPPRSSSSSAAAATKPSCVAFPSFRQTATRRRTTLPLTTLRFPSIPSLRFTKFAPSAFEGDTEFSPQVQEPEVQLEDGAVDVEDSAGHNEVSEADESEESSPLQEVLQTYKEAVANNNEAIVAELESYLKSIEDEKIGLERKIASISAELSIEKDRILRISADFDNFRKRTERDRLSLVTNAQGEVMESLLPVLDNFERAKTQIKVETEGEEKINNSYQSIYKQFMEILTALGVEPVETVGKPFDPLLHEAIMREDSTEFEDDIIIQEFRKGFKLGDRLLRPSMVKVSAGPGPAKPEQAQQVEQVASENSEALKENNGSTETQSS from the exons ATGGCCACTGTCTTTAGAACCCTCATTCTCCGGCCACCTATCCTGCCGCCccgctcctcctcctcttctgccGCCGCCGCCACCAAGCCCTCATGCGTTGCCTTTCCCTCTTTCAGACAAACTGCTACCCGCAGAAGGACCACTTTGCCCCTCACCACTTTGCGGTTCCCTTCAATTCCTTCCCTGCGCTTCACGAAGTTCGCCCCTTCCGCTTTCGAAGGAGACACCGAGTTCTCGCCTCAAGTTCAAGAGCCTGAGGTTCAGCTTGAG GATGGTGCTGTTGATGTAGAGGATAGTGCTGGCCATAATGAGGTTAGCGAGGCTGATGAAAGTGAGGAATCTTCACCCTTGCAAGAGGTACTGCAAACTTACAAAGAAGCGGTAGCTAATAATAATGAAGCCATAGTTGCTGAGCTGGAATCATATTTGAAGTCCATTGAAGATGAGAAAATAGGTCTTGAAAGGAAAATAGCTTCGATATCTGCAGAGTTATCAATAGAGAAGGATAGGATTCTAAGGATTAGTGCAGACTTTGACAATTTCCGGAAGAGAACCGAGAGAGATCGCCTTTCTCTGGTCACTAATGCACAGGGGGAAGTTATGGAGAGCTTGTTGCCTGTATTGGATAATTTTGAGAGAGCAAAAACTCAGATCAAGGTGGAGACAGAAGGAGAGGAGAAAATAAACAACAGCTATCAGAGCATATATAAACAGTTCATGGAAATTCTTACTGCACTTGGAGTTGAACCAGTTGAGACAGTTGGAAAACCCTTTGATCCATTG CTACATGAAGCAATTATGCGCGAGGATTCAACTGAGTTTGAGGATGACATCATAATCCAAGAATTTAGGAAAGGTTTTAAACTTGGTGACCGACTTTTGCGACCATCAATGGTGAAGGTATCAGCTGGTCCGGGACCTGCAAAGCCTGAGCAAGCTCAGCAAGTGGAGCAAGTCGCAAGTGAAAATTCTGAGGCTCTTAAAGAAAACAATGGTAGTACAGAAACACAGTCTTCTTGA
- the LOC112696850 gene encoding uncharacterized protein isoform X2, protein MATVFRTLILRPPILPPRSSSSSAAAATKPSCVAFPSFRQTATRRRTTLPLTTLRFPSIPSLRFTKFAPSAFEGDTEFSPQVQEPEVQLEDGAVDVEDSAGHNEVSEADESEESSPLQEVLQTYKEAVANNNEAIVAELESYLKSIEDEKIGLERKIASISAELSIEKDRILRISADFDNFRKRTERDRLSLVTNAQGEVMESLLPVLDNFERAKTQIKVETEGEEKINNSYQSIYKQFMEILTALGVEPVETVGKPFDPLARKPVGSKFNQLFQTLNQAYSGFMKTWIRF, encoded by the exons ATGGCCACTGTCTTTAGAACCCTCATTCTCCGGCCACCTATCCTGCCGCCccgctcctcctcctcttctgccGCCGCCGCCACCAAGCCCTCATGCGTTGCCTTTCCCTCTTTCAGACAAACTGCTACCCGCAGAAGGACCACTTTGCCCCTCACCACTTTGCGGTTCCCTTCAATTCCTTCCCTGCGCTTCACGAAGTTCGCCCCTTCCGCTTTCGAAGGAGACACCGAGTTCTCGCCTCAAGTTCAAGAGCCTGAGGTTCAGCTTGAG GATGGTGCTGTTGATGTAGAGGATAGTGCTGGCCATAATGAGGTTAGCGAGGCTGATGAAAGTGAGGAATCTTCACCCTTGCAAGAGGTACTGCAAACTTACAAAGAAGCGGTAGCTAATAATAATGAAGCCATAGTTGCTGAGCTGGAATCATATTTGAAGTCCATTGAAGATGAGAAAATAGGTCTTGAAAGGAAAATAGCTTCGATATCTGCAGAGTTATCAATAGAGAAGGATAGGATTCTAAGGATTAGTGCAGACTTTGACAATTTCCGGAAGAGAACCGAGAGAGATCGCCTTTCTCTGGTCACTAATGCACAGGGGGAAGTTATGGAGAGCTTGTTGCCTGTATTGGATAATTTTGAGAGAGCAAAAACTCAGATCAAGGTGGAGACAGAAGGAGAGGAGAAAATAAACAACAGCTATCAGAGCATATATAAACAGTTCATGGAAATTCTTACTGCACTTGGAGTTGAACCAGTTGAGACAGTTGGAAAACCCTTTGATCCATTG GCACGGAAACCAGTTGGCTCGAAATTCAATCAACTTTTTCAAACACTTAATCAAGCTTATTCAGGTTTCATGAAGACCTGGATTCGTTTTTAA